GACGCGGGCAGGTAACCATCGACGCCAGCGTGGCTCAGCCACATCCCGTGCTCGCCGCGGGTAATCAGCACGTTCTCCACGCCCAGCCGCTTGCGCAGCGCCTCCGCCGCCCGCCGCGCATCATCGTGCGACTCAATTCGCATGTTCGTGGCGCTTTCGGCCTCGACGTGATTGGGCGTCACCAGCGACGCGCCGGCGTAGTACTCGAGGTGCGGCACCTTCGGATCGACGATCACCGGGATGCCGGCAGCATGACCGTAGGCCGACACGTGCGCCATGGACCGGCGGGTGACCACGCCCTTCTGGTAATCCGAGACCAGGATCACCTGGGCCGACTTGGCGCGCAGGTCGAGTTGAGCCGTCAGGGCGTCTTCAACGGCCAAACCGACTTCGTGATTCGATTCGTAGTCGACGCGCGCGACCTGCTGGTTGCGGGTCGTGACGACGCGCATCTTGGTGGTGGTCGTGCGCTCGGGGTCGGTGATCAGGCCGGTGGCGTGGATGCCCCTGGCCGCCAGTTCGTTCTTCAGTTGCCCGCCGGCCTCATCGGCGCCGACGACGCCAATCAGATCGACGGCGGCGCCCATCCCGCGCAGGTTGTGTGCGACATTCGCGGCCCCGCCGAGCCGCCACTCTTCGTGGTCGAAGACCACCACCGGCACCGGCGCTTCGGGCGAAATGCGGCTGACCCGGCCGATGACGAAA
This genomic interval from Acidobacteriota bacterium contains the following:
- the rfaE1 gene encoding D-glycero-beta-D-manno-heptose-7-phosphate kinase, with product MSASLLPEIGSARAHELIDRFASRRITVVGDVMLDRFVIGRVSRISPEAPVPVVVFDHEEWRLGGAANVAHNLRGMGAAVDLIGVVGADEAGGQLKNELAARGIHATGLITDPERTTTTKMRVVTTRNQQVARVDYESNHEVGLAVEDALTAQLDLRAKSAQVILVSDYQKGVVTRRSMAHVSAYGHAAGIPVIVDPKVPHLEYYAGASLVTPNHVEAESATNMRIESHDDARRAAEALRKRLGVENVLITRGEHGMWLSHAGVDGYLPASAREVADVTGAGDTVIAMLALAIAAGANLAEAARIANEAASIVVGKFGASIVTPDELKLRFPG